A portion of the Leifsonia sp. EB41 genome contains these proteins:
- a CDS encoding beta-galactosidase: protein MSAVPGLPTTLAGSRILIDGEPRMVLAGEVHYFRVPRHEWADRLVAAREAGLNAVASYIPWIWHELPDGTVDLAGSTRPERDLGAFIDLCAEHGLWFIARPGPFQMAELKNEGIPFRVLHEHPEVRQLGWDGEPGSTHSLDYLAPAFLTESSAWFDAVLPVIAARQREHGGPVIAVQLDNEVGMLDWVSNTPTLTDDALRAFAQWSGETTNPRTGAAHTDAELALHQQLGRFVRSRYAAYLQRLEGWARAAGITAPLLVNIHGTDAGRGLTFPIGISQLAQSYRGRPGVAAGTDMYLGELTVTDAADLYVANAFTAAVNDADQPLTALEFDAGSGDYSEDLAQLVSPEATVLKTLLDVAQGTRLINYYLFAGGINPLLDEPVGDGNDRISFTGERHGFAAPIGPEGEPSAGLDGVVEAARTVMEHAALFATAAQLTDDLVLGFVADHYLTEYRHPAATRRAEQVRDRELHRGLGVRQTLARALVFGGWSFRALDLQAAAGSDEAWSAGASADTRDGRERELIVLATGRELGRGVQEFLARHLGTGGRLLLAGDLPAEDVDGSPCTVLADALGLTSAGVVVESMHAERQYFPSVRAVGPLAGHGAREVRVTRAQLLAGDGEPLLRETGSGLPAAMRVETPGGGVAVVLGADYPVHAGFWRSLLEAVGVRQRLELGADRAGAIAVPVASEQAAAVVAINVAPYPVTLRPVLDGVAVTAGPLVLPARGHRVLPVS from the coding sequence GTGAGCGCGGTGCCCGGGCTCCCGACCACTCTGGCCGGCTCGCGCATCCTGATCGACGGGGAGCCCCGAATGGTGCTCGCCGGCGAGGTGCACTACTTCCGGGTGCCGCGGCACGAGTGGGCGGACCGCCTCGTGGCCGCCCGGGAGGCCGGGCTCAACGCCGTCGCGTCCTACATCCCGTGGATCTGGCACGAGCTGCCCGACGGTACGGTCGACCTGGCCGGGTCGACCCGGCCGGAGCGCGACCTGGGCGCGTTCATCGACCTGTGCGCAGAGCACGGGCTGTGGTTCATCGCGCGGCCCGGCCCGTTCCAGATGGCGGAGCTGAAGAACGAGGGCATCCCGTTCCGCGTGCTGCACGAGCATCCCGAGGTCCGTCAGCTCGGCTGGGACGGCGAGCCGGGGTCGACGCACTCGCTCGACTACCTGGCGCCGGCGTTCCTGACGGAGTCGTCGGCCTGGTTCGACGCGGTCCTCCCGGTGATCGCGGCGCGGCAGCGCGAGCACGGCGGTCCGGTGATCGCGGTGCAGCTCGACAACGAGGTCGGCATGCTCGACTGGGTGTCGAACACCCCGACGCTCACCGACGACGCGCTGCGGGCGTTCGCGCAGTGGTCGGGGGAGACGACGAACCCGCGCACGGGTGCAGCGCACACCGACGCGGAGCTCGCACTGCACCAGCAGCTCGGCCGGTTCGTGCGCAGCCGGTACGCCGCCTACCTGCAGCGCCTGGAGGGCTGGGCTCGGGCGGCCGGGATCACCGCACCCCTGCTCGTCAACATCCACGGCACCGACGCCGGCCGCGGGCTGACGTTCCCGATCGGGATCAGCCAGCTCGCGCAGTCGTACCGCGGCCGGCCGGGTGTCGCCGCCGGGACCGACATGTACCTCGGCGAGCTCACCGTGACCGACGCCGCCGACCTCTACGTCGCCAACGCGTTCACGGCCGCGGTGAACGACGCGGACCAACCGCTGACCGCGCTGGAGTTCGACGCGGGCAGCGGAGACTACAGCGAGGACCTCGCCCAGCTCGTCTCGCCGGAGGCGACCGTGCTCAAGACGCTGCTGGACGTGGCGCAGGGCACCCGGCTGATCAACTACTACCTGTTCGCGGGCGGGATCAACCCGCTGCTCGACGAGCCGGTGGGCGACGGCAACGACCGCATCTCCTTCACGGGCGAGCGGCACGGGTTCGCCGCGCCGATCGGGCCGGAGGGCGAACCGTCCGCGGGCCTCGACGGCGTCGTGGAGGCGGCGCGCACCGTGATGGAGCACGCCGCACTGTTCGCGACGGCGGCGCAGCTCACCGACGACCTGGTGCTCGGCTTCGTCGCCGACCACTACCTCACCGAGTACCGGCATCCGGCGGCCACCCGTCGCGCGGAGCAGGTGCGCGACCGCGAGCTGCACCGCGGCCTCGGCGTGCGGCAGACCCTCGCCCGCGCGCTCGTGTTCGGCGGCTGGAGCTTCCGGGCGCTCGACCTCCAGGCCGCCGCCGGCAGCGACGAGGCGTGGAGCGCGGGCGCATCCGCCGACACCCGGGACGGACGCGAGCGCGAGCTCATCGTCCTGGCGACGGGACGCGAGCTCGGCCGCGGTGTGCAGGAGTTCCTGGCGCGGCACCTCGGGACGGGAGGCCGGCTGTTGCTCGCCGGCGACCTCCCTGCTGAGGACGTCGACGGCTCGCCGTGCACCGTCCTCGCCGACGCGCTCGGCCTGACGAGTGCGGGCGTGGTGGTGGAGAGCATGCACGCCGAGCGTCAGTACTTCCCGAGCGTCCGCGCGGTCGGTCCGCTCGCCGGGCATGGAGCGCGGGAGGTCCGCGTGACGCGGGCCCAGCTCCTCGCCGGGGACGGCGAGCCGCTGCTCCGGGAGACCGGGAGCGGCCTCCCAGCGGCGATGCGCGTCGAGACGCCCGGCGGCGGGGTCGCCGTGGTGCTCGGCGCCGACTACCCGGTGCACGCGGGTTTCTGGCGGTCGCTGCTGGAGGCGGTCGGGGTGCGGCAACGGCTGGAGCTCGGGGCCGATCGCGCGGGCGCCATCGCCGTCCCGGTCGCGAGCGAGCAGGCGGCCGCCGTCGTCGCGATCAATGTCGCGCCCTACCCGGTGACGCTCCGTCCCGTGCTCGACGGCGTCGCCGTGACCGCTGGGCCGCTGGTGCTTCCGGCGCGCGGCCACCGCGTCCTTCCCGTGTCGTAA
- a CDS encoding alkaline phosphatase family protein has protein sequence MNGRALAAGCALTGVLVLAGCAPGVAPTPRPTVALTTTSSPTRPAPSSPPAAVATAIQHIVVIVDENKPAGSVIGDPQAPYLTSLAQTGALATRYSAITHPSLPNYLALTSGTTAGITTDCNPPGGSCLVTGPNLAEELDRAGRSWRMYAESMPSPCTTANTSLYAVKHNPFLYFPSVTGSSSYCAAHDVPYSRFAGDLASASTLPAFSFISPNLCDDMHDCSVAAGDAWLKANVPTILASPAFTTQRSLLIVTFDEGDASDNVVACVFAGSAARAHTVAATPFTHYSLLRTIEQVWGLASMTGNDDGAVAMTGMLQ, from the coding sequence ATGAACGGGAGGGCCCTGGCCGCCGGGTGCGCGCTCACCGGCGTGCTCGTCCTCGCCGGGTGCGCACCCGGCGTCGCGCCCACGCCGAGGCCCACGGTCGCGCTCACCACGACCTCGTCGCCGACGCGCCCTGCGCCCTCCTCGCCGCCCGCCGCCGTCGCGACCGCGATCCAGCACATCGTCGTCATCGTGGACGAGAACAAGCCCGCCGGCTCCGTCATCGGCGACCCCCAGGCCCCCTACCTGACCTCACTCGCGCAGACCGGCGCGCTCGCCACGAGGTACTCGGCGATCACGCACCCGAGCCTCCCGAACTACCTCGCACTCACGAGCGGCACGACCGCGGGGATCACGACCGACTGCAACCCTCCCGGCGGCTCCTGCCTGGTCACCGGCCCGAACCTCGCTGAGGAGCTGGACCGCGCCGGCCGCTCCTGGCGGATGTACGCCGAGAGCATGCCGTCGCCGTGCACGACGGCGAACACGAGCCTGTACGCGGTCAAGCACAACCCGTTCCTGTACTTCCCGAGCGTGACGGGCTCCTCTTCTTATTGCGCCGCGCACGACGTCCCGTACTCGCGCTTCGCCGGCGACCTCGCGTCGGCCTCCACGCTCCCGGCGTTCTCCTTCATCAGCCCGAACCTCTGCGACGACATGCACGACTGCTCGGTCGCGGCGGGAGACGCGTGGCTGAAGGCGAACGTCCCGACGATCCTGGCGTCCCCGGCGTTCACGACGCAGCGCTCGCTGCTGATCGTGACCTTCGACGAGGGCGACGCGTCGGACAACGTGGTCGCGTGCGTGTTCGCCGGGTCGGCGGCGCGCGCGCACACCGTCGCCGCGACGCCGTTCACGCACTACTCGCTGCTGCGGACCATCGAGCAGGTCTGGGGTCTGGCATCGATGACCGGGAACGACGATGGTGCGGTGGCGATGACGGGGATGTTGCAGTGA
- a CDS encoding LacI family DNA-binding transcriptional regulator, translating to MYDVAAHAGVSIATVSRVLTRPSDVRASTQERVLAAVRELRYVPSGSARGLAARRTGVLGLFLPGVDAVQDLSDPEVSDTGTVEIRRDPATPDHGNAANLYFEEVLRGCELEAWRQGFSLMICVGRGRTPEGLELTLNDLAGKVDGLAVIAQSAPHDLLKRIGDTIPVVYLAGQRRGDHFDHLTVRNREGMRALTEHLIDDHGIRDPVYLTGPFDSPDDAERYGGFADALEGRGINPTALPVLHGEFSRKRARAVAEDLIARGSLPRALVCANDQMALGVLDALRPAGVRVPEDIIVTGFDGIDESARSEPRLTTVMQPMLELGRAAVRAMVARLTDPDLEPVSTELPVTVLLRESCEGPLG from the coding sequence GTGTATGATGTCGCCGCGCACGCGGGAGTGTCCATCGCGACGGTGTCCCGCGTACTCACGCGACCCTCGGATGTACGCGCTTCCACCCAGGAGCGGGTACTCGCCGCGGTGCGCGAGCTCCGGTACGTGCCGAGCGGCAGCGCCCGCGGGCTCGCGGCCCGCCGCACCGGCGTGCTCGGGCTGTTCCTGCCCGGCGTCGACGCGGTCCAGGACCTCAGCGACCCGGAGGTCAGCGACACCGGCACCGTGGAGATCCGGCGCGATCCGGCCACGCCCGACCACGGCAACGCGGCCAACCTGTACTTCGAGGAGGTGCTGCGCGGCTGCGAGCTGGAGGCCTGGCGGCAGGGCTTCTCGCTGATGATCTGCGTCGGTCGCGGCCGCACCCCTGAGGGACTCGAGCTCACGCTGAACGATCTCGCAGGGAAAGTCGACGGCCTCGCCGTCATCGCGCAGAGCGCGCCGCACGACCTCCTGAAGCGGATCGGCGACACCATCCCGGTCGTGTACCTCGCCGGACAGCGCCGAGGCGACCACTTCGACCACCTCACCGTGCGCAACCGGGAGGGCATGCGCGCCCTCACCGAGCACCTGATCGACGACCACGGCATCCGCGACCCCGTGTACCTCACCGGCCCGTTCGACTCCCCCGACGACGCCGAGCGCTACGGCGGTTTCGCGGACGCACTGGAGGGCCGCGGCATCAACCCGACGGCGCTGCCGGTGCTGCACGGCGAGTTCTCCCGCAAGCGCGCCCGCGCCGTCGCCGAGGACCTGATCGCCCGCGGCAGCCTCCCCCGCGCCCTGGTCTGCGCCAACGACCAGATGGCCCTCGGCGTGCTGGACGCGCTGCGCCCGGCCGGCGTGCGCGTCCCGGAGGACATCATCGTCACCGGCTTCGACGGCATCGACGAGAGCGCCCGCTCGGAGCCGCGGCTGACGACCGTGATGCAGCCGATGCTGGAGCTCGGCCGCGCGGCGGTGCGCGCGATGGTCGCCCGGCTCACCGACCCCGACCTGGAGCCGGTCAGCACGGAGCTGCCGGTCACGGTTCTGCTGCGGGAGAGCTGCGAGGGGCCGCTGGGCTGA
- a CDS encoding glycoside hydrolase family 1 protein — translation MLTFPDGFLWGAATAAHQVEGNNVNSNWWVMEHAPGTAIVEPSGDAADHYNRYPEDLRLLADAGLNSYRFSVEWARIEPERGFVSRANLDHYRRMIDACLDVGLEPVVTLMHFTVPRWMDQAGFWRNPEAPDLFARYTETVLPILQDGVRYVCTINEPNIAAMLAGGEKAENLVAYGLPNPDLHVADALLASHRRSREVLSSVPGLQSGWTIATQDFIPTEEPGSAEMLHEYGYPRDDWYLEESAGDDFLGVQAYTRTFVGPEGPLPVAEDAETTLTGWEYFPQAAADGIRAAWEKSGHTPIMVTENGIATANDSRRIDYTEASLRAIHETIAEGVDVRGYLHWSALDNYEWASGYRPTFGLIGVDLETFERTPKPSLGRLGSIARQNGL, via the coding sequence GTGCTCACCTTCCCCGACGGCTTCCTCTGGGGCGCCGCGACCGCCGCTCACCAGGTGGAGGGCAACAACGTCAACAGCAACTGGTGGGTCATGGAGCACGCGCCCGGCACGGCGATCGTGGAGCCGAGCGGCGACGCCGCCGACCACTACAACCGGTACCCGGAGGACCTGCGCCTCCTCGCCGACGCGGGCCTGAACAGCTACCGCTTCTCGGTGGAGTGGGCGCGCATCGAGCCGGAGCGCGGCTTCGTCTCGCGCGCGAACCTCGACCACTACCGCCGCATGATCGACGCCTGCCTCGACGTCGGTCTGGAGCCGGTCGTGACGCTCATGCACTTCACCGTGCCGCGCTGGATGGACCAGGCCGGCTTCTGGCGCAACCCGGAGGCCCCCGACCTGTTCGCGCGCTACACCGAGACCGTGCTGCCGATCCTCCAGGACGGCGTGCGCTACGTGTGCACGATCAACGAGCCGAACATCGCGGCGATGCTCGCGGGCGGCGAGAAGGCGGAGAACCTGGTCGCCTACGGCCTCCCGAACCCCGACCTCCACGTCGCCGACGCGTTGCTGGCCTCGCACCGCCGCTCCCGCGAGGTGCTGTCGTCCGTCCCCGGACTCCAGAGCGGCTGGACCATCGCCACGCAGGACTTCATCCCGACCGAGGAGCCGGGCTCCGCCGAGATGCTGCACGAGTACGGCTACCCGCGCGACGACTGGTACCTGGAGGAGTCCGCCGGCGACGACTTCCTGGGCGTGCAGGCGTACACCCGCACATTCGTCGGCCCGGAGGGCCCCCTCCCCGTCGCGGAGGACGCCGAGACGACGCTGACCGGCTGGGAGTACTTCCCGCAGGCCGCCGCCGACGGCATCCGCGCGGCGTGGGAGAAGAGCGGGCACACCCCGATCATGGTCACCGAGAACGGCATCGCGACCGCGAACGACAGCCGCCGGATCGACTACACCGAGGCGTCGCTGCGCGCCATCCACGAGACCATCGCCGAGGGGGTGGACGTGCGCGGCTACCTGCACTGGAGCGCCCTCGACAACTACGAGTGGGCCAGCGGGTACCGGCCGACGTTCGGGCTCATCGGGGTCGACCTGGAGACGTTCGAGCGCACCCCCAAGCCGTCGCTCGGCCGGCTGGGCTCGATCGCGCGGCAGAACGGCCTGTGA
- a CDS encoding ABC transporter permease: protein MTQTPTTSHVRATEMAAAENDRKGWNPLRVVGRAFGTVWSEPKARFGIVLLALFILMAIFAPLIAPYDPHDTSFPHSQDGSAAHLLGTTGVGQDVLSQLIWGARVSVSVALIAGLLSTIVAILVGLSWGYVRAFWGEGVGFVVNLFLVIPSLPLMIVIAAYLHNGGIAVIVLVVVVTGWAWGARVLRSQTQTLRSRDFVTAAKFSGESPSRIVFREILPNMTSLIVASFFGAATAAILAEAGLEFLGLGDPNTVSWGTMLFWAQNSNVLLTGQWVQLFAPGFMIALFAVSMTFINFGVDGLSNPRLRERKAAR from the coding sequence ATGACGCAGACTCCGACGACGTCCCACGTCCGGGCCACCGAGATGGCCGCTGCGGAGAACGATCGCAAGGGCTGGAACCCGCTGCGCGTCGTCGGCCGCGCGTTCGGGACGGTGTGGTCGGAGCCCAAGGCGCGCTTCGGCATCGTGCTGCTCGCGCTCTTCATCCTGATGGCGATCTTCGCGCCGCTGATCGCACCATACGACCCGCACGACACGTCGTTCCCGCACAGCCAGGACGGCAGCGCCGCGCACCTGCTCGGCACGACAGGCGTCGGCCAGGATGTGCTGTCCCAGCTCATCTGGGGCGCCAGGGTGTCCGTCTCGGTCGCGCTGATCGCCGGCCTCCTGAGCACCATCGTCGCGATCCTGGTCGGGCTGAGCTGGGGCTACGTCCGGGCGTTCTGGGGCGAGGGGGTCGGCTTCGTCGTCAACCTCTTCCTGGTCATCCCGTCGCTGCCGCTGATGATCGTGATCGCCGCGTACCTGCACAACGGCGGCATCGCCGTGATCGTGCTCGTCGTCGTGGTCACCGGCTGGGCGTGGGGCGCCCGCGTGCTGCGCTCGCAGACGCAGACCCTCCGCTCGCGCGACTTCGTCACCGCTGCCAAGTTCAGCGGCGAGAGCCCGAGCCGGATCGTGTTCCGGGAGATCCTGCCCAACATGACCTCGCTGATCGTCGCCAGCTTCTTCGGCGCGGCGACCGCGGCCATCCTCGCGGAGGCCGGCCTGGAGTTCCTGGGCCTCGGCGACCCGAACACGGTGAGCTGGGGAACGATGCTCTTCTGGGCGCAGAACAGCAACGTGCTGCTCACCGGCCAGTGGGTGCAGCTCTTCGCGCCCGGCTTCATGATCGCGCTGTTCGCCGTCTCCATGACGTTCATCAACTTCGGAGTCGACGGGCTGAGCAACCCCCGTCTGCGTGAGAGGAAGGCCGCACGATGA
- a CDS encoding ABC transporter permease translates to MRYVLGKLGLFVLTLWAAVTVNFILPRLMPGSPADAAIAKLSQNGPVSPAMRASIEAQLGVPTGSLWDQYVTYLGQVVHFDFGPSFSYFPQSVSSLIGAALPWTLVLVGTVTVLAFVLGTLLGVLAAWKRGTAFDTIPTVGGQFLSAFPYFWIALMLLFFLGYVAGWFPTSGAYSQTATPNWSWDFFMDALYHGILPGLTILLTAFGGWIIGMRNTMVNTLGEDYVTFAEANGLRTRTVALRYAARNALLPQFTSFGMVLGGVVGGSLLVETVFAYPGVGLLLFHAVTNQDYPLMQALFLIITVSVLIANFLVDILYGVLDPRTRR, encoded by the coding sequence GTGCGCTATGTGCTCGGAAAGCTGGGACTCTTCGTCCTCACCCTCTGGGCGGCCGTCACGGTCAACTTCATCCTGCCGCGACTGATGCCAGGCTCGCCCGCTGACGCGGCGATCGCCAAGCTCAGCCAGAACGGCCCGGTGTCGCCCGCGATGCGCGCCTCGATCGAGGCGCAGCTCGGCGTGCCGACCGGCAGCCTGTGGGACCAGTACGTGACGTACCTTGGCCAGGTCGTCCACTTCGACTTCGGGCCGTCGTTCAGCTACTTCCCGCAGTCCGTCTCCAGCCTCATCGGCGCGGCGCTCCCCTGGACGCTCGTCCTGGTCGGCACCGTGACGGTCCTGGCGTTCGTCCTCGGCACCCTGCTCGGCGTCCTGGCGGCGTGGAAGCGCGGCACCGCGTTCGACACCATCCCGACCGTCGGCGGGCAGTTCCTCTCCGCGTTCCCGTACTTCTGGATCGCGCTGATGCTGCTGTTCTTCCTCGGCTACGTGGCCGGCTGGTTCCCCACCAGCGGCGCGTACTCCCAGACGGCGACGCCGAACTGGAGCTGGGACTTCTTCATGGATGCGCTGTACCACGGCATCCTGCCCGGCCTGACGATCCTGCTGACCGCGTTCGGCGGCTGGATCATCGGCATGCGCAACACGATGGTGAACACGCTCGGCGAGGACTACGTGACCTTCGCGGAGGCGAACGGCCTGCGCACGCGCACCGTCGCACTCCGTTACGCCGCCCGCAACGCGCTGTTGCCGCAGTTCACGTCGTTCGGCATGGTGCTCGGCGGCGTGGTCGGCGGATCGCTCCTGGTGGAGACCGTGTTCGCCTATCCCGGCGTCGGCCTCCTCCTCTTCCACGCGGTGACCAACCAGGACTACCCGCTGATGCAGGCGCTGTTCCTCATCATCACGGTGAGCGTTCTGATCGCGAACTTCCTCGTGGACATCCTGTACGGCGTACTCGACCCGAGGACCAGACGATGA
- a CDS encoding ABC transporter substrate-binding protein, giving the protein MKQSRTRLRRSLVALAAAASLLAMSACSLQTSGASNNSGASGSLLFGADGGNPTFVRNFNPFSPNTRTGAHYMYEPLQVVNSIDGKATPFLATGDKVVDPKTIQYTIRQGVKWSDGTAFTPADVVYTFDLIKKTSALDLLGQWQNIDTISTSGDTVTFHLKTPNVPAASIIDQQIIVPQHIWKSVKDPVTWANEKPVATGPYTVGTFAPNQYTMVKNTSYWQADKVAAEKLVLPASNTGLQLVKGGYDWAYSFIDNVDKTWVGANKQHNKYWFPPGGTISLMPNLTKAPFNNLDFRMGLSYSLDRDKIAQDAEEGYVKAAGQNGLLLPNSQQWLNSSLPNQGMITQDTQKALASFAKAGYTQKGGKLVDASGQPLQLTITTPNGYTDWLRGVQAVQQQLQAIGITVTIDQPQPAAYTQAQNNGDFQLLMGAFGGAGSVYQDFNTLMSSSFVKPVGTSASGNFERFSDPQADSLLQQLRSATSTSDQKKYIDQLQEVMYNKVPVIGMFYGGLWGLFSDKSFTGWPSQSDPYATPATWTENSLLILTHLTKAK; this is encoded by the coding sequence ATGAAACAGTCCAGGACGCGCCTCCGGCGTTCACTCGTCGCCCTCGCCGCCGCAGCGTCACTGCTTGCGATGAGCGCCTGCAGCCTCCAGACCTCGGGGGCCAGCAACAACTCGGGAGCCAGCGGCTCTCTGCTCTTCGGTGCGGACGGCGGGAACCCGACGTTCGTACGCAACTTCAACCCGTTCTCGCCGAACACGCGAACCGGCGCGCACTACATGTACGAGCCCCTCCAGGTCGTGAACTCCATCGACGGCAAGGCGACGCCGTTCCTCGCGACGGGCGACAAGGTCGTCGACCCGAAGACGATCCAGTACACGATCCGCCAGGGCGTGAAGTGGTCGGACGGCACGGCGTTCACCCCGGCGGACGTCGTCTACACCTTCGACCTCATCAAGAAGACCTCCGCGCTCGACCTGCTCGGCCAGTGGCAGAACATCGACACGATCAGCACGTCGGGCGACACCGTGACGTTCCACCTGAAGACCCCGAACGTCCCGGCCGCGAGCATCATCGACCAGCAGATCATCGTGCCCCAGCACATCTGGAAGTCCGTGAAGGACCCGGTGACCTGGGCCAACGAGAAGCCGGTCGCCACCGGTCCGTACACGGTCGGCACCTTCGCTCCGAACCAGTACACGATGGTGAAGAACACCAGCTACTGGCAGGCGGACAAGGTCGCGGCGGAGAAGCTGGTGCTGCCGGCCTCCAACACCGGCCTCCAGCTCGTCAAGGGCGGCTACGACTGGGCCTACTCGTTCATCGACAACGTGGACAAGACCTGGGTCGGCGCGAACAAGCAGCACAACAAGTACTGGTTCCCGCCCGGCGGCACCATCTCGCTGATGCCGAACCTGACCAAGGCCCCGTTCAACAACCTGGACTTCCGGATGGGCCTCAGCTACTCCCTCGACCGCGACAAGATCGCGCAGGACGCTGAGGAGGGCTACGTGAAGGCCGCGGGCCAGAACGGCCTGCTCCTGCCGAACTCGCAGCAGTGGCTGAACTCCTCGCTGCCGAACCAGGGCATGATCACGCAGGACACCCAGAAGGCGCTCGCGTCGTTCGCCAAGGCGGGCTACACGCAGAAGGGCGGCAAGCTCGTCGACGCCTCCGGTCAGCCGCTCCAGCTCACGATCACCACGCCCAACGGCTACACCGACTGGCTGCGCGGCGTGCAGGCCGTCCAGCAGCAGCTGCAGGCCATCGGGATCACCGTCACGATCGACCAGCCGCAGCCTGCCGCCTACACCCAGGCGCAGAACAACGGCGACTTCCAGCTCCTGATGGGCGCGTTCGGCGGCGCCGGCAGCGTCTACCAGGACTTCAACACCCTGATGAGCAGCAGTTTCGTCAAGCCGGTCGGCACGTCGGCCTCCGGCAACTTCGAGCGGTTCAGCGACCCGCAGGCGGACAGCCTGCTGCAGCAGCTCCGCTCGGCCACCTCGACGAGCGACCAGAAGAAGTACATCGACCAGCTCCAGGAGGTCATGTACAACAAGGTCCCCGTCATCGGGATGTTCTACGGCGGCCTGTGGGGCCTGTTCAGCGACAAGAGCTTCACAGGCTGGCCGAGCCAGAGCGACCCGTACGCGACCCCGGCCACCTGGACCGAGAACTCGCTGCTGATCCTCACCCACCTCACGAAGGCGAAGTGA
- a CDS encoding ABC transporter ATP-binding protein: MSLLKVEDLSVVYDEGKGQSFEAVKKVSFELGQGEFVGLVGESGSGKSTLGFALTRLSKPPARIAGGRILFDGTDIAALSIEEVRTQRQGGFAMVLQSGMNALNPVRTIRNHFLDIFAAHGHVPPRARAARAEELIAKVELPEATLGRYPGELSGGMRQRVSIAIALALEPRLMVFDEPTTALDVLVQHAVMNTIRQLQASENFTAILISHDLGVVLEATQRVLVMHDGVIVEDAPSDRILKAPEHPYTQMLLSHYGDPRAAEVTVPGLERRQEGTARPAPVTSAVAGARTTGNAARQRIGAREPIVVSDLVKVYPKGRRGGETRAVDDVSFTLEPGMSMALVGASGSGKSTIAKMITGVERPTSGTIQFGDTRIDTLRGRRALKQLHSEVQMVFQDPYAALNPLHTVEYILTRPVENFTGLRGNAARMRVLELLETVGLTPVEKFATRLPHQLSGGQRQRVVIARALASDPQVIIADEPVSMLDMSLRAGVLALLEELRRTRGVSMLYITHDLLSARLVTDRIMVLDKGVVVERGDTAEVLQRPQDDYTVRLLDAVPTPSRG, encoded by the coding sequence ATGAGCCTGCTGAAGGTCGAAGACCTGTCCGTCGTCTACGACGAGGGCAAAGGCCAGTCGTTCGAGGCCGTGAAGAAGGTGAGCTTCGAGCTCGGCCAGGGCGAGTTCGTCGGGCTCGTCGGCGAGTCCGGCTCCGGCAAGTCCACCCTCGGCTTCGCGCTGACCCGGCTGTCCAAGCCGCCGGCGCGCATCGCGGGAGGCCGCATCCTGTTCGACGGCACCGACATCGCCGCGCTCTCCATCGAGGAGGTGCGCACCCAGCGCCAGGGCGGCTTCGCCATGGTGCTGCAGTCGGGCATGAACGCGCTCAACCCCGTGCGCACCATCCGCAACCACTTCCTCGACATCTTCGCCGCGCACGGCCACGTGCCGCCGCGGGCGCGCGCCGCCCGCGCGGAGGAGCTGATCGCGAAGGTCGAGCTGCCGGAGGCCACCCTGGGCCGCTACCCGGGCGAGCTGTCCGGCGGGATGCGGCAGCGCGTCTCGATCGCGATCGCGCTCGCCCTGGAGCCGCGGCTGATGGTGTTCGACGAGCCGACCACGGCGCTCGACGTGCTCGTGCAGCACGCCGTGATGAACACCATCCGCCAGCTCCAGGCGTCGGAGAACTTCACCGCCATCCTGATCAGCCACGACCTCGGCGTCGTGCTGGAGGCGACTCAGCGCGTGCTCGTCATGCACGACGGCGTGATCGTGGAGGACGCCCCGAGCGACCGCATCCTGAAGGCTCCGGAGCACCCGTACACGCAGATGCTGCTGAGCCACTACGGCGACCCGCGCGCCGCCGAGGTGACCGTGCCCGGGCTGGAGCGGAGGCAGGAGGGCACCGCCCGGCCTGCGCCGGTCACGTCGGCGGTCGCCGGCGCGCGCACCACGGGGAACGCAGCCCGGCAGCGCATCGGCGCCCGCGAGCCGATCGTGGTCTCCGACCTCGTGAAGGTCTATCCGAAGGGGCGGAGAGGCGGCGAGACGCGCGCCGTCGACGACGTGTCCTTCACCCTGGAGCCCGGGATGTCGATGGCGCTCGTCGGCGCGAGCGGCAGCGGCAAGTCGACCATCGCCAAGATGATCACCGGCGTGGAGCGGCCGACCTCCGGGACGATCCAGTTCGGTGACACCCGCATCGACACCCTCCGGGGCCGGCGCGCGCTGAAGCAGCTCCACTCCGAGGTGCAGATGGTGTTCCAGGACCCCTACGCGGCGCTCAATCCTCTGCACACCGTGGAGTACATCCTGACCAGACCGGTCGAGAACTTCACCGGCCTGCGCGGCAACGCCGCCCGGATGCGCGTGCTCGAACTCCTGGAGACGGTCGGCCTCACGCCGGTCGAGAAGTTCGCCACCCGGCTGCCGCACCAGCTCTCCGGAGGCCAGCGCCAGCGCGTGGTCATCGCCCGCGCGCTCGCCAGCGACCCGCAGGTGATCATCGCCGACGAGCCGGTCTCGATGCTCGACATGTCGCTGCGCGCCGGCGTCCTCGCGCTGCTGGAGGAGCTGCGACGCACCCGCGGCGTGTCCATGCTCTACATCACCCACGACCTGCTCAGCGCGCGGCTCGTCACCGACCGGATCATGGTGCTCGACAAGGGCGTCGTGGTCGAGCGCGGCGACACCGCCGAGGTGCTGCAGCGCCCGCAGGACGACTACACGGTGCGGCTGCTCGACGCCGTGCCGACGCCGTCGCGCGGCTGA